In Candidatus Delongbacteria bacterium, a single window of DNA contains:
- a CDS encoding peptidylprolyl isomerase, which produces MAIIIWILVIAFIGTMIFSWGMGGVKSSSPRAKGIIAKINGEEASYRDFNSLEDNKIKSARSEDLDEVKTAQLRNEAWTDFVKMYVVRQQLIGNEIIVPEKMIFDEIFNNPLPELKNYPQFMENGVFSLAKYQEFISSKDPNYAQMYMAIQSAYENRLPGTVMENRLKSSVEINEAEILDEYMFKELKAEVKFFKVRNSDFRPADSTITEDQLKKYYEENIDEFGNNLAAKNFDYVLFSTEVSKEDSLLAKEDIDKALEEINNGMSFEDAAYSFSEDNSATNGGDMGYFGKNKMVPEFEKAAFEAEIGKVVGPIKTKFGYHLIKVADKKMVNNEVTEVKASHILVKFKVYPNTMENIRYLASKFKEDVELNGNDSKAFETSASENGLEIKTAEFVNKDNDYTKEFGQVPGISDFLFSSEVGEVSPRLYSSKGYIYIRTKDSREESPKSFEESRNSVLSKVKNELANELAFNKLVELQATLVDTAAFTTVAAENEAYFAVDTKPFSRKGYVSGVGKEEEFQKTAFEMNIGEISSPIKAKNGAYLIYLKKRDEFNQEAYDKAKSDIKNRLISAREREIMNLWMDTIVKTADVEDYRKLYAR; this is translated from the coding sequence GGCTATTATTATTTGGATACTTGTAATAGCTTTTATTGGTACTATGATTTTCAGTTGGGGTATGGGTGGTGTGAAATCTTCAAGCCCAAGAGCAAAAGGAATTATTGCAAAAATCAATGGAGAAGAAGCTTCTTACAGAGATTTTAATTCACTTGAAGACAATAAAATTAAAAGTGCTAGAAGTGAAGACTTAGATGAAGTTAAAACTGCACAATTAAGAAATGAAGCTTGGACAGATTTCGTAAAAATGTATGTTGTTAGGCAACAGTTAATCGGTAATGAAATTATTGTTCCAGAAAAAATGATTTTTGACGAAATATTCAACAATCCTCTTCCTGAGCTTAAAAACTATCCTCAGTTCATGGAAAACGGAGTATTTAGTCTGGCTAAATATCAGGAATTTATCAGCAGTAAAGATCCGAACTATGCACAAATGTATATGGCAATTCAATCAGCTTACGAAAACAGGCTGCCAGGTACTGTAATGGAAAACAGATTAAAATCTTCTGTTGAAATTAACGAAGCAGAAATTTTGGATGAATATATGTTCAAGGAATTGAAGGCAGAAGTTAAATTTTTTAAAGTGAGAAATTCTGATTTCAGACCTGCTGATTCTACAATTACTGAAGACCAGTTAAAGAAATATTATGAAGAAAATATTGATGAATTTGGGAATAATTTAGCAGCGAAGAATTTTGACTATGTTCTTTTCAGTACTGAAGTTTCTAAAGAGGATTCTCTTTTAGCAAAAGAAGATATTGATAAAGCACTTGAAGAGATTAACAATGGTATGAGCTTTGAGGATGCTGCATATAGCTTCAGTGAAGATAATTCTGCTACAAATGGTGGAGATATGGGCTATTTCGGTAAAAATAAAATGGTTCCGGAGTTTGAAAAAGCCGCTTTCGAAGCTGAAATTGGAAAAGTAGTTGGACCAATAAAAACAAAATTTGGTTATCATCTCATTAAAGTTGCTGATAAAAAAATGGTGAACAACGAAGTAACAGAAGTAAAGGCAAGCCATATACTTGTTAAATTCAAAGTTTATCCAAATACTATGGAAAATATTAGATATCTGGCTAGTAAATTCAAAGAGGACGTTGAGCTAAATGGGAATGATTCAAAAGCTTTTGAAACTTCTGCAAGTGAAAATGGACTTGAAATAAAAACAGCTGAATTTGTTAATAAAGATAATGACTATACAAAAGAATTTGGACAGGTTCCAGGAATCTCTGATTTTCTTTTTAGCTCTGAAGTAGGTGAGGTTAGTCCTAGACTGTATTCTTCAAAAGGGTATATCTATATAAGAACAAAAGACTCTAGAGAAGAATCTCCAAAATCATTCGAAGAGTCAAGAAATTCTGTTTTGAGTAAAGTAAAAAATGAATTGGCTAACGAATTAGCCTTCAATAAACTAGTTGAACTACAGGCAACTCTTGTTGATACTGCTGCATTTACAACTGTCGCTGCAGAAAATGAAGCATATTTTGCGGTTGACACAAAACCTTTCTCAAGGAAAGGATATGTATCAGGTGTAGGTAAAGAGGAAGAGTTTCAGAAAACTGCTTTTGAAATGAATATTGGAGAAATTTCATCTCCAATCAAGGCAAAAAATGGGGCTTATCTTATCTACTTGAAAAAGAGAGATGAATTCAATCAGGAAGCCTATGATAAAGCTAAATCTGATATAAAAAACAGACTTATTAGTGCTCGTGAAAGAGAAATTATGAACCTTTGGATGGATAC